The Roseibium sp. Sym1 nucleotide sequence TGGCCATGGGCAACCATGGCAAACTAGAGACGCAAGGCCCTGTAACGGCCAGTCCGGTTATTCCCATTCCAGTTCCGTGAAGGCGGCGGTGGCGTTGCGCGTGTTGAAGAGGTCGAACAGCTCCCATTCGGTCGACTCGCTTTGTGCAATGTGTTCGACGGCCTCTCCGATCCGCTCGCCGTTCTGCAAGGCTTGCCGTGTGTCGCCTTGCAGTGTGTCCAGATACCGCCGCATCGGTTCCAGGGCCGCCTCAAGCGGAAGCGCCGGCGCGCCATGTCCCGGAACGATCCTTTCGGCATCCGTTGCCGCCAGCCGGTCGAGGCTGGTGAGCCATCCCGGCAGGGAGCCGTCGAGAGCGGGCAAATGCCGGTCGAAGACAAGATCACCGGCAAACATCGTGTTCGTCGACCTGTCCACCACCGTGAGGTCCGTCGTCGAATGGGCCGCCGGCCAGGTCTCGATGGACAGGACGCGGCCGCCGAGATCTATCTCTCCCGCCGCTTCCCCGGGCCGGACCGGATGCGTTCCCAGAAATCCCTGCGGGCCGATCAGCCGTTCGAACCCGGTCAGATAGGCGTCCTGCCGGTCACGAAACGCCCGGATGAATCCCGGATGGGCAACGATCGTCGCTCCCGCTTCCGCAAACACGGCGGCACCGAAGACGTGGTCGGGGTGAATATGGGTCAGGATCACATGGCTTACGGGCAGCGGGCTGAGCGCTCGTATGGCCCGGTAGAGCTCTTCCCCGACCGCCCTGGAGCCGCCGGTATCGATCACGGCAATCGACGTGTCGCCGACAACGACACCGATGTTGGCGACATCTCCCAGGTTGTCCGGGCCGGGTTCGGCGATCTCGCCGCGGTGGACATAAACCCCCGGGGCAACCTGCGTGAGCTTCAGGCCCGGGCCCATCGGGCGGCAGGTGGCGTTGCCTGTGTCCCGTGCATTTGCCGGCACGTTCGTTGCCGGCAAGGCCAGGCCGGGAAGGAGCGCTTCGCATTCCTCGAGAGACTGACGCTCCATGCCGGGCACGAGCTGTGCGCGGCAGGTATCGGGTTGAGCCAAAAGGCAGATCATGACGACAAGCTCGAACATCGGGGACAAGGATCCCCGTCCGGACCGCGCGGGACAATACATCCTAAAGGATCGGTTCGGGGGACTGCAGCCGCGTGGTAGAATCCCGCATTCTAACCAGTGACAGAGGTGCCGGATCGCCATGACCGTTCGCCACATCCTGCAGCCCGCCTGCCGTGCGCTGATCGCGCTGGCCGTG carries:
- a CDS encoding quinoprotein relay system zinc metallohydrolase 2, which translates into the protein MFELVVMICLLAQPDTCRAQLVPGMERQSLEECEALLPGLALPATNVPANARDTGNATCRPMGPGLKLTQVAPGVYVHRGEIAEPGPDNLGDVANIGVVVGDTSIAVIDTGGSRAVGEELYRAIRALSPLPVSHVILTHIHPDHVFGAAVFAEAGATIVAHPGFIRAFRDRQDAYLTGFERLIGPQGFLGTHPVRPGEAAGEIDLGGRVLSIETWPAAHSTTDLTVVDRSTNTMFAGDLVFDRHLPALDGSLPGWLTSLDRLAATDAERIVPGHGAPALPLEAALEPMRRYLDTLQGDTRQALQNGERIGEAVEHIAQSESTEWELFDLFNTRNATAAFTELEWE